atttaaacaggAACAGTAAATATAAAGcagaaaatatgaacaaaaccaACTGCGTATTTAGAAAAGTCATATGCTTATTTAGTGTTTTcactgcaaacaaacaaaaaaatctttaaattcttaaaacaagatgcatttactagataagcaaaatgaagatatttagcgTTGTttcctgggggaaaaaaagaaaagtgaattttgcttaATGCAAGTAAAATTATCTCCTAGTGGGGTAAGAACAATACTtctaaaacaatgttagttttcttaccccactggcagtttaacagaaaacaagactaaatatcttacttcattttgcttatctagtaaatgcatcttgatttaagaatttttcgatttttttttttagtagaaacaacacaaaaatactaagatacactttttttgcagtgttatagtgtattattttagtgttatttataaACTGTTATACAATTTATCAACATTTTGAATGTTAATTGAATATAACTTGTTAtatgattttgtcatttttaaacttttctattttgctttattttttttttccaattaagttttagtaattttagtacttaaaggattagttcacttccagaataaaaatttcctcataatttattcagccctatgtcatccaagatgttcatgtctttcttttcttcagtcaaaaataatttatgattttggaggaaaacattccaggatttttctccatatattggacttcagTGGCGGGCAAtggattgaaggtccaaattgcagtttcaatgcagcttcaaagaggtctacacgatcccagctgagaaataagggtcttttctagcaaaacgatctgccattttttaaaaaaataaaataaatctacttagtttttaaccacatatgctcatcttgcactagctcgccctcacgcattacataatcatgcaCACGTGACGATAAGTATCAGCAGTGCAGTGTAGAAGATGAATGTAAACAGTCTTTAATTAATCCACACAGAGGATAATACAAGGCAGGCAGGCAGGAGACACACATATAACATCAACATTCAACTTTAACACTGGACCAAGACTAACAGAACAGACTGGACTAAAATAGGGAGGAAAATGAGAATAATTAATGGAACTCAGGTGAACAGAATGACACAATCAGACACGAGGAAAAACTAGGTCACGTGCACATGAGggagaaaacacaacaaacagtCCTGGGGTGTgaaaataagacccttattccttggctgggattgtgtagagtcctttgaaactgcattggAACTACAGTTTAGACCTTCAGCCCATTGAAGTACACTatatggaatgttttcctcaaattttttttccagtgaagaaagaaaaatcttGGACTGCtacttttaatagttttagttatcaGTCACAACGctgatataaaaaattatgtttatatatatatttgtctaaccttgttatacattttttaaattgtaacactTCAATCTGCAGTTAAACTGCTGTGGATCCACCAGTTTGTGTCCAGATGCCAGAACAAACCAGGTGAGAGTGAATGAAGCACAGATAAGGACCATTGCGTTTATGCAATTAGTACAACACTGGTATTCTTGGAACTCGTAGAATTCTATAATGCTTCAGTTTTGTGACGTCTGTTTgacatgcatttaaactgaattgttTTGGAAGAAGTGCTATTGAGATGCATATTATCAGTCAGTCAATTATCAACCTCATTGTCTCTCTTCAGACATGTTATGCGGCCATTGAagagttttttaacagtaagctCTTCATCGTGGGTTATGTGGGAATTGGAATCGCAGGAGTCATGGTAAGTGCCATTATGTCATTAAATGTAGTTGATTTAGCCAATTTTTATTTCCTTCTCTGTATGTAAATCCTCTATAACCTCCAAACCTcatcattttaatggttttttaaAACGTTTAAGCAAGGCTTTGTCAAGCCAATGTTCTgacgatttatttatttatttgtttgtttccttatttagtattcattttttatatatagtcaGAATCAGTTGTGTTTGCACGATTCAGTGAtgaaacaacagcatttatttgaaatagaacttgtttgtaacattataaatgtctttactgtcatttacagtatattaatgcatccttgctgaataaaaatgttaatttctttaaaaaagaatcttactgaccccaaatggtggtgtgtatattttaataataataataataatataataatttgcaCTTATTGCATATATAGTAAAAGTGtggatttaaaaagaaaccaaacagggtcaattttaattttatgtgtaacatcttctctttttttttacagatcatTGGCATGATCTTCAGTATGGTCCTATGCTGTGCAATCCGCAACAGCAGGGAGGTGATCTAACACCGTCTTCCCCATCTGGACGTGACCTTTCACCTTTGACACTTAACCTTTGCTGGACTTGCATATACACCAATAACATTCCAACCAAGTTCAAGGTGTTCTTCCGCCACTCAGGAGCCGAAAAAACTCCACTTTCATAATCCTTTACACCTCAACCAACCGATGGTTAGTCCAGCCTAGTTGTCTAAACTCTGTCAAATTGCTGGATAGTCTTTATTTAATGCCTGCTGGTTAGGTGCAGAGCTGGATCTTCCAAACGTGACAAAAACAAGACGCCTTtctattatttcttaaaatcgtattaatataatttagatttttgacTTCCGTTTTAGCGCACACACCGAGCAGCTCCTTCTGCAAGAGTTTGCAGATTTATGTATTGATGCTATTCTAGGCTGTTGCTGCGTGGCTTGCATGTCAGataaaaatattgtgtaatGTGATGCCAGGGGTTCTGTGGCAAACCCACGGCCGCTGGGAACGGTGATAAGAAGACCTACAGATGCCTTTCACTTTACATTTGTACACAAACAAAGTCGTCTTCTATGTCACCGACTCATTCTGAACGAAAATAAACACTTACCGAAGAATCAGAACATGTACACAAAACTCTTCAGAAGAACCCTCTTacagggacagttcaccccaaagtTACAATTttgtgatcatttactcaccctcatgttgttccaaacctgattGAGTTtctttgaacacaaaaaaagatattttgaagaatgttggtaaccaaacagttgatggtagccattatgaagaaaaatactatggaagtcaatgggtatcatcaactgtttggttaccaacattcttcaaaatatcttctttcgtTGTTCCACAGCTGAAAGAACactatacaggtttggaagaactcgagggtgagtaaatgatgatttttagGGGAATCGTTTCTCTGAAGTCTCTGAATTTCTCCATGTCCTTTCCAATTCAGGAAAGGCACACTAACACATATTCCCAGCTCTGCTTTCTTGCGTTTAAACTCATGCTAACACCGATGATCGGGTTTCTGTTATGCAATAGCTGAGCTCATCTGAAGCCCCCACTGATAACGGTACACCCCGCTATTCTCTGGCACGATGGAGCCAAATCTTCTCATTCTCAAGGTGGATCTTTTGGTGTAGTGTTGCTTGGTTATTTTACAAATGCAGCTAAGTAAAGGCTTGAGGCTGAAGATCCACTGACGCTCCGTTGTGCCTGCCATCGTTTATTAGTCCATCCGCACTGTGAAAATGAAACGGATCAGACATGATGAAAAGCATTTGATTCATTTGCTTGATTGATTCAACAAGTGAGGGTGGTCCAAGCAGCATCCTTAAGTGGAGTTATTAAAAGAagagttgttatttttattattttagcatgCATTTATATAATTGGGAGGCTGACCATGCAAATTCCTTTGTACAAGGTCACACATTGACTTATTTAATTagtattgttctttttttgtagtttagtcgtagtttttgtgattttattgaATCGGACAGTGAAAGTGAGACAGTAACGAGAGAAGGAAACTGGATCAGGAAAGGAACTCAGGTCACTCGAGGTGCATCTGCGCCATATGTCgtattttaaggtttttaattagattttgttttccagattttcaatgaGGTCTCACACTTTCGAACCCAACATTTTAGCCTAAATCTTTGATGTTAGACAAAAATTTTGTCAACTATGCTTTAACTTCAGAAGATCAGATTCAGGAGCGAAGGGAGTGAAGTATCTCTGTTGTAATGAATCAAACTTGCCACATTACTGAACTGAAACTGGCTCAGTTATAATGAACTTACAGTCTCATATAGTCACATTAGCAATATTTCTGCAAAATTTCACAAGACACAAAATGATCCATTGTCATTACTGTAGCAATGCTTAAAGCGCAACTCACACAAAAGTgactttcaaaccaagcagttTTCTGTTGGTTAGTCTGACCAACTTTAACATGAGCGAAATCTATGTGGGGAACTTATTCAAACATGGAGATTCCTATTGAAATGTTTGGATTTTGCCTGTGAAATTTCGCAGAGCAACAGTAAATGTGAGTGTATCTTCAGTCTTAAATTCTGTGTACATATCTGTGAGAGTTTGATAAGTTGTCATAGTTGTAGCGATCATGAACGTCTGTATTGTGCGAGTGATGTGTATAGAGGCAGTTTTGGCCAGTGTACAGcaattttgtttcatattttgcatttgaatATTAAGgtgcctttttttatttatctgaaaAGACAACCTGGTATTTGGTTGAACGTTTTTAATGAAAGGATTGGAAAAGggacaaaatgtctttttttgttattttgttatttataacgGGACAGCCGTTGGTTGGTCAGATATATTTCTGCTGGTGCGTCACTGCTGAAGTTCCTCAAGTTGAAGTGGCATTAGAGTAGCGATTAGGATACGTCGTAGCCGATGCTAACAGAGAGTAACACATGAAACAAGTGTTCCGCTCACATTCAATGTTGATGTAGATCTGTCCTCATACCCAAACGCAACCCGGTTGCGGTTGTTCAGACTGTAAAATAACTAGTGTGGAGCATGTTAGTGTGGCTTTCAGGTAGAGGCTCTGTTGTAATCTATTTTTAGTGTGCTATgtcaagggttttttttttttttactgtaaacatAACACTGCAGTCTTTGGATGTTAGTTCATaatgtgtgtaatttattttctggAGAACAAGTTCAAAACAGCATTCAAGTTTCTCAGGAACATTGCAGCACGAGAACAAATAAACTTGTTTGAAGTTTCCAATTCTTGTGGTTTTCAGATTTTCATGTGACCAGCATAGAACATGTTGAAAGGACtgtcaattaaaataaacatttttatgagtGGCCTGGATTTTTTTGAGCAGACTGACTAGGATATTCCACAGGACCTTAGTTGGCCCACTCATCCCATGACATCAATACTGGTTGCCTTTTTAACTGATTGCAGCGGAAGGCTCTGGAAGTGAAATGTTAGTAGCACAATCGAATGCATGTTGTATCACATGACACTGAATTGAGTCTTATatcgtgtgtgtatgtgtgtgaatacCCACACAGTATGAAATTGGCAACAGCTTGGCAGTAGGGGTAAAGTAAAGCTTCTGCTACCCAATTCATTCTAAATATAGATCATGCAGTTTTGTCACGTTATTTAGGCCCACCATCTAGAGTTTGCCAGCACCTAAGTAAAGCTTTTAATTAGATAAGAATTAAAAActgtagttattttaatacaaaactgttttttttattattaaattgattggaaaatttcacattttaaaataattttaaaaatgttttcccctAAACCTTCTAGAAAAGCtcagaaatgcatttatttctgaAAATTTTGTTACCACTTGTATTCCTTGCTACATGAGCACCAGAGTCAAACAGTAATCCCACTTACATTTGCAACTATTAATATCGAGCAGGAATTACTGTATACCTTTAAATACAGACGTTAGAAAATAAAcccatttttattacaaattgcATTGTAACTCACTgaatctcatttttatttaatttaacatgtaCATTACAGTCACGCTGGCCACATCTCTGCTTTACAGCAGGACTTCGTTTGTGTTTCTGGCATGAAATGCACGTCAGCTGCAAGTGCTATGCTGTGCAAGAAGCACTAGGGCAGAATCAGGCTAAAGTTTCACCTGCAGTGCACagtgtgcacttttttttaccAACACAGATGTGTTCTTAGTTAACAGTCACCAAGCAGTTTAGATGGCTGTATTTTAGTTGAGCTTTCTTTACTGCATCTCATGTGTTATTTgaatatgtactgtatatttgaaCTGGTAACTTAGCATTAAAGGACACACAATATACTTTTCTACTTTTTTATGGGCAATTTTGGgctaaaataatcaaatgttaAGCTTAGATACAGATACACTCTAAAATTATGGTTCGTTTACAGGCTTGAGTAAAACTACAGTTTGAACTTCACAATTAatgatttttgtgtgtattttttaaatttagcgTAGAGTTAGTTTTGTTGGAGATTTaggttttgtgtgtttgtgtgtgtatgtctttCACATCTTTTTACACCACCTTACTTACAAAGCAGATCAGTCGTGTTTACATACTTCATACGCCTGCTCATCTTAAAAATGGTTTGTTAATGTATTGTGTTCATTGTGTTCCTATTTTAAATCATAGCCAAATTTCACATAAAGAAAAACCACTCAGaactttttgttttgaaatgtatttgcATGTACTAACAACAAAGTTAGGAACATTGTGGAATTAACaagaacaaaacacacataGATTTTAGTCACGGTCATTCTGTCAAACCACTGTTTGCATAGTTTTGTTCAGTATTTCTTTTGATTAGTACATTTCAAAGTGTGAACCACACTCAAGTCCCAGTTTCTGGAATGGTTCAAGATGTCTGCCCAGTCTCTAAGGTGACAATTTAACAAAATGAGGTTGAACAGAATGTCTTTTCTGTCTattctgtaaatgtaaaatctcACTTCAGCAGGAATCAAACATCCTGTCTTTCTGTGTGTCTCTCATGTATATTGTATAACAATGTCCTCATAGGTATGTCTCCATGCTAATGTCCACATTAATCAGCAGTGCCTCCGTAATACTGTGCATATACAAAACATCACAGGAAGAAGGTAGGATAGAACTGTTAATGAAGgacatatgtataaaaaaaagatatcacATGATTTTCTGGCCCTTTGAGTGCATGAGTCATGGCCGTATGTTTTCAAATCAACCCTCACTGAGGATAAATCTGACCTCTCTGACCATACAtttccaaaagaaaaagaaacaatcaTGTGCTATGATATAGCTTCCTGAATAAGCCAGTTGAATATGCTATAGGTAGCATGTAAAGACATGAACTTCTCCGGTCTTCtccaaaaacaatttgttttaacACACTCTAATAACTATACAACACATAGTAATTTGTGTGAGATGGCGGAATCGTACACGCTCAGAAAAGAAGGTACAAAatctgtcactggggcagtacacTATACACTTAACCCCTAAGGAGTCTGTGttagtacatatttgtacttaCATGGTGCATAAGAGTACCATTTGAAAGAGTACCACCTCAGTCACAACTTTTCTACCATTTAGGTTTGGTAGGTTAAGTttggtttgtatttttttgtatggcccAGATTTGGACGATTTTGCCATCGCATGCACATTTGTACAAACTGTCAAGAGACCAGGTTGGTTTGTTCTCAGATATTTAGTTGCATCATAGCTGCCTTGGTCTTTTAAGTTTAATTCTGGTGGTTTCATAGTTTAGACAGAGTAAAGGTTGAATGGGGTTTGTCCTAAGAGAAACTCCCCAACACCGATGAAGTAAACCACTTGAGCAATTCCAAAGAGCGGAGCAATGACCAGGGCCCTGCATCCGGCACCCTTCAGAAAAGCAGCTGGCCCTTCTTTGCGCATTATCTTTCTGTAGGAACAAAGAGCGGGATCATCGTTAATACAACAGGAGAGGAAAAGTGCATTACTTATTTTCTTTCCCAGAATGTTCATTAGCCAGGTTACTGGTTGCTTTACCTGACACAGTCTGCCACGCCATTATAGGTGTCTTCGTTTGCACTTTTATTCAGTGACTGCAGCCGAGTTTTCACCACTGGATAGAGATTGGATCAACCTTAGTCTTTGCACATACACTAACATCTATTCAAAAAGGTGTTCTTAGACAAACTTGAAGACTCACCGTCACAAGGACTGACTGCCACAGCCGCTGTACATCCAGCTACACAGCCTGAAATAAAAGACCAGTAAAACGGCACATTGTCGTCCTCAGATGTCTTGCCCAGCTTGTTGATGTGGGCAAACAGTGGAAAGTAAACCACAGAGAATGGGATGTCCCTGTAAGAAGAAGACCCAAGGTTTGTTTTACTCGTCTTGAGAGATAACTTGCCCAAGTCCTTTGTCAAATGTTCCTGGCAGACAAATACATCCCTAACTCTCACCTAGCCCTAAAATCTGAGAGGAATGGTAGGCTGCTAAGAAAGTCATTCAAGGCTCTAACTCTGCCATAACCTCACTCTAAAATTTGATTTTTCAATGGCAGTATTTTTCCAGGACCAAGAAGGTACAACTttctggcaggtgtgttgaggcaagttaaagcaaaacactgcaggacaccagccctctaGGACTGAGTTTGGTCACCCCTGCTTTAATGTAaaagatccactttcctgcagagtttagctccagccctaaTCAGTTagacctgaacaagctaatcaatgtcttcaggatcactagaaagTTACTAGCAGACTAGTTTTTTCAAGGTCAGAggaaaactctgcaggaaagtggatcttgagggccagagttgagaacccctgtgATAGGACAATCCAATCCTGCTCCTAGAGGGCCACCGTCCGAGTTTAGTTCTGGCCATAACACACTTGAACCAGGTCTTCAGGATCTTCCAGACTGATGttttagagctaaactctgtaagaaagtggccctccaggagcaggattggacacttCTGCACACATGCTTTACACCAATATTTTCTTGTGGCATTTAGTTTAGTGGTACTGTGGTATGGTTTATTTAGGCCTGTGGTACTTGAACCACAGTTCAAGCAGGAGGATTGAATTTGGAATTGATTGTCCTATcacaggggttctcaactctggccctcaAGATCCACTTTTAGCTCTAACCTTGATCAAACTGGTCTGCTAGTAACTTTCAggtgatcctgaagaccttgattagcttgttcaggtgtgatTGATtatggttggagctaaactctgcaggaaagtagaCCTTaagggccagagttgagaatcTCTGCCGTAACTTGTAAAttaaagcaggggtgcccaaacttggtcctggagggctggagtcctgcagagttttgctccaacttggcccaacacacctgccaggaagtttctagtatgcctagtaagagcttaaATAGCTGgctcaggtgtgtctaattggggttggagctaaactctgcaggataccagccctccaggaccgagtttgggcaccacTGCATTAAAGGATAGTGTCATACCTCATGAGGGTTGCTCCTAGTCCTTTGTAAAGTCCTTGGATGCCCTTTGTGCGAAGCAGTTCCTGGGTAATCTGAATGGCTGACACTTTCCGGGTTGAAGACATTGGACCCACACTGTACGAACAGTTCAGGACTGGACTGGCTGTCCCAAGTTTCACAGTCTGGAGCATGGGTAACTTCCTCTGCTGGGCCACTGAATGTAAAAGATGGCACAGCCTATTAAGTAACTTCCTGCACATAGACAACCTTAcaacaggggtgtccaaactcggtTCTGGAGGTccactgtcctgcaaagtttatttccaaccctaatcaaacacacctgactgTAGCTTTATAGTGATcatgaagacattgattagcttgttcaggtgtgtttgattagggttggagctaaactctgcaggacagtggctctCAAGGACCAAAGTTGTCCAACACTGTTGTAGATTAATCATGAAAGAAGGTGAACCTAGGTTAGTGTTTGTGCCTCACCAAGTCGTCCTGCATCCTGAAGCTGGATCTTAAGCATTTCCATTGGTGTTGTGACAATAACCTGACACATTCCTGCACCGCAGCCAGCCAGCATTTCCTGAAAAACGCTCAGCTTGAGTCTGAAACACAAGTGAGTATCATTCAACccttttgtttaattattatttagtattgtaCAATTTCCTGTAAGAAGTGGAGGGAACATACTCTCCCCTACTGAGCCGCTGACGGAAGAAATCATTGGCAGCCAGTTTGATGGCCTTCTCAGGAGTTACCAGTGTCAGGTTGACTGCTGCACCTGTagggaaaaaaaacttaacagttGATCTCTGAAAACTccaaagttattttaattttgttaagtTCAAAGTTTTGGGGGGAAATTCCTGCTTTGGATCCTCTTATTATTCCTGACACTGAATCAATACAATTTTTAagatttgtttacaaatgtaaaaattggcACACCATATCAAATATCTAAAAGTAGGTCACAGGAACCAACACCCATTTCAGTTAAGATGCTTTGGATCAGTGCCTCCCGCAAGTATGTAAATAGTGTACAGTGCTGACATGCAAGTTAAATGTTACATCATGAAGATGTCCTCAGGTGCTTTagattttagaaaatgatgAAGGTCAAAGTCAGTTCCATACAATTTCTAAAACTACTTACCTCTGTACATTCCAAAGTATCCCTCAGATCGAACAGTCTTAATCAGACAGTCCATcctaatcaaaaaaataatatgttattgTTGGCTACTGAGCCAAATCACCATTGTacgactgtaaaataaatacagaataaGCCGCACCCTTCTCACTAATCCATAGAGTTCTAAGAAAGAAAAACGAGTTTTCAGGCCTCCATGACAGGTAATTATCTCACTCCCAGGATCTATCTTTCTAAGTAAATACTGTCTTGTTTATGGTTCAAGTGAACTTGCAAGTGTTTAGTGTAGGGTTtaaagtgagtttttttttctgcattgaaaaggagtgaaattaaaataaagtaaatgttacaaatgtgaaatgcaaacatacatatttttgtagACCTTTTGGCTTCCTCTTTGGTTTTGGAGTCTTGTCTTGGCAAGATCTATAGGAAACACACAGGTAACACCCACCAGTCCAGCAACTCCGCC
Above is a window of Labeo rohita strain BAU-BD-2019 chromosome 23, IGBB_LRoh.1.0, whole genome shotgun sequence DNA encoding:
- the slc25a55b gene encoding solute carrier family 25 member 55b, whose translation is MAQQPISLPAKLINGGVAGLVGVTCVFPIDLAKTRLQNQRGSQKVYKNMMDCLIKTVRSEGYFGMYRGAAVNLTLVTPEKAIKLAANDFFRQRLSRGELKLSVFQEMLAGCGAGMCQVIVTTPMEMLKIQLQDAGRLVAQQRKLPMLQTVKLGTASPVLNCSYSVGPMSSTRKVSAIQITQELLRTKGIQGLYKGLGATLMRDIPFSVVYFPLFAHINKLGKTSEDDNVPFYWSFISGCVAGCTAAVAVSPCDVVKTRLQSLNKSANEDTYNGVADCVRKIMRKEGPAAFLKGAGCRALVIAPLFGIAQVVYFIGVGEFLLGQTPFNLYSV